One window of Burkholderia vietnamiensis LMG 10929 genomic DNA carries:
- a CDS encoding MFS transporter — translation MSQSLPSARQPARAATAAFIGTMIEWYDFYIYATAAALVFGQLYFPSHDPFVSTMASFATFAVGFFARPLGGIVFGHLGDRIGRKKALMTTLMMMGVATVCVGLLPDYSKVGVLAPVLLVALRVVQGIAVGGEWGGAVLMAGEHAPQGRRTFFASFAQLGSPAGLILSLVAFRAVTSMDKADFLAWGWRVPFLASAVLLVVGILIRLGVNESPEFARVKEANRTVKLPVAEVFRSASGLVLLCIGANTIGIAGVYFTNTFMIAYTTQYVGVSRSLILDSLFAVAIIQFAAQPAAAWLAERIGSARFLKIAALLAMLSPYPMFMLVQGGTSASLIAGIALAVVCMAGFYSVIAGFVSDVFPAHVRYSAISLAYQVCGALAGGLTPLVGTWLAHRFTGQWWPLAVFYTGLAGISLLCIVALDARRASRPAAAEALGSR, via the coding sequence ATGAGCCAGTCCCTTCCTAGCGCGCGTCAGCCGGCGCGTGCCGCGACCGCGGCGTTCATCGGCACGATGATCGAGTGGTACGACTTCTACATCTACGCGACCGCCGCCGCGCTCGTGTTCGGTCAGCTCTATTTCCCGTCGCACGACCCGTTCGTCAGCACGATGGCGTCGTTCGCGACGTTTGCCGTGGGCTTCTTCGCGCGGCCGCTCGGCGGCATCGTGTTCGGCCATCTCGGCGACCGCATCGGCCGCAAGAAGGCGCTGATGACGACGTTGATGATGATGGGCGTCGCGACGGTGTGCGTCGGGCTGCTGCCCGACTATTCGAAGGTCGGCGTGCTCGCGCCGGTGCTGCTGGTGGCGCTGCGCGTCGTGCAGGGGATCGCGGTCGGCGGCGAGTGGGGCGGCGCGGTGCTGATGGCCGGCGAGCATGCGCCGCAGGGCCGCCGCACGTTCTTCGCGTCGTTCGCGCAGCTCGGCAGCCCGGCCGGGCTGATCCTGTCGCTGGTCGCGTTTCGCGCGGTCACGTCGATGGACAAGGCCGACTTCCTCGCGTGGGGCTGGCGCGTGCCGTTTCTGGCGAGCGCGGTGCTGCTGGTGGTCGGCATCCTGATCCGGCTGGGCGTGAACGAGTCGCCGGAATTCGCGCGCGTGAAAGAGGCGAACCGCACGGTGAAGCTGCCGGTCGCCGAAGTGTTCCGCTCCGCGTCCGGGCTCGTGCTGCTCTGCATCGGCGCGAACACGATCGGGATCGCGGGCGTCTACTTCACCAACACGTTCATGATCGCGTACACGACGCAGTACGTCGGCGTGTCGCGCTCGCTGATCCTCGACAGCCTGTTCGCGGTCGCGATCATCCAGTTCGCCGCGCAGCCGGCTGCCGCGTGGCTCGCCGAACGCATCGGCAGCGCGCGGTTCCTGAAGATCGCCGCGCTGCTCGCGATGCTGTCGCCGTACCCGATGTTCATGCTGGTGCAGGGCGGCACGTCCGCGTCGCTGATCGCCGGCATCGCGCTCGCGGTCGTCTGCATGGCCGGCTTCTATTCGGTGATCGCCGGCTTCGTGAGCGACGTGTTTCCGGCCCACGTGCGCTATTCGGCGATCTCGCTCGCGTACCAGGTGTGCGGCGCGCTCGCCGGCGGCCTGACGCCGCTCGTCGGCACCTGGCTGGCGCATCGCTTCACCGGCCAGTGGTGGCCGCTCGCGGTGTTCTACACGGGCCTCGCCGGCATCTCGCTGCTCTGCATCGTCGCGCTCGACGCACGGCGCGCGTCCCGGCCGGCTGCCGCCGAGGCGCTCGGCTCGCGCTGA
- a CDS encoding LysR family transcriptional regulator, with product MRADLARFVNDRLDWNLLRTYLVIMQERSVSRAAARLHVTQPAVSQALRRLEDALGRKLIERRGAHFAPTAAGEAVYRIASDIYGGVSRLDTELDDSTADLTGSIRLLTVSRIESPVYDEFLAEFHRAYPRIDLQIDVMRSSDILSSLLQKTATAGLGLCRTPHDKLQMRCFLRQRYAIYCGRHHRLFGQTQLRMEDLLAENFVSFTSDQIGDSLSPLTVFRDQKGFTGRIVASSPSLDEVRRLIFAGYGIGCLPEHIVRDDVAQQRLWRLPPDDGLIDVDVFLLWHRERRMNAAEQAFLDAMERCMQRHSLAERLGA from the coding sequence ATGCGCGCCGACCTCGCCCGCTTCGTCAACGACCGCCTCGACTGGAACCTGTTGCGCACTTACCTGGTGATCATGCAGGAGCGCAGCGTGAGCCGTGCGGCCGCGCGCCTGCATGTCACGCAGCCGGCCGTCAGCCAGGCGCTGCGGCGGCTCGAGGACGCGCTCGGCCGCAAGCTGATCGAGCGGCGCGGCGCGCACTTCGCGCCGACCGCGGCAGGCGAAGCCGTGTACCGGATCGCGAGCGACATCTACGGCGGCGTGTCGCGCCTCGACACGGAGCTCGACGACAGCACCGCAGACCTCACCGGGTCGATCCGGCTATTGACGGTGAGCCGCATCGAGTCGCCCGTCTACGACGAATTCCTCGCCGAATTCCATCGCGCGTATCCGCGCATCGACCTGCAGATCGACGTGATGCGTTCGTCGGACATCCTGTCGTCGCTGCTGCAGAAGACGGCCACCGCCGGGCTCGGCCTGTGCCGCACGCCGCACGACAAGCTGCAGATGCGCTGCTTCCTGCGCCAGCGCTATGCGATCTATTGCGGCCGCCATCACCGGCTGTTCGGGCAGACGCAGTTGCGGATGGAAGACCTGCTCGCGGAGAACTTCGTGTCGTTCACCAGCGACCAGATCGGCGACAGCCTGTCGCCGCTCACCGTGTTCCGCGATCAGAAAGGCTTCACCGGACGCATCGTCGCGTCGTCGCCGAGCCTCGATGAAGTGCGGCGGCTGATCTTCGCCGGCTACGGGATCGGCTGCCTGCCCGAGCACATCGTGCGCGACGACGTCGCGCAGCAGCGCCTGTGGCGCCTGCCGCCCGACGACGGGCTGATCGACGTCGACGTATTCCTGCTGTGGCATCGCGAGCGCAGGATGAACGCGGCCGAGCAGGCGTTTCTCGACGCGATGGAGCGCTGCATGCAGCGCCATTCGCTCGCGGAGCGGCTCGGCGCGTAG